The Juglans microcarpa x Juglans regia isolate MS1-56 chromosome 8S, Jm3101_v1.0, whole genome shotgun sequence genome has a window encoding:
- the LOC121244575 gene encoding leucine-rich repeat receptor protein kinase HPCA1-like isoform X1, whose amino-acid sequence MAGIRLLLFLALFSSGILVISSLTDSHDAAALQSLKDMWKNTPPSWGHSEDPCGTPWEGVICNDTRVTALGLSTMGLEGKLSGDIEELTELRSLDLSFNRGLTGSLSPRLGDLQKLNILILAGCSFSGEIPDELGNLSELSFLALNSNNLTGKIPPSLGKLSKLYWLDLADNQLIGPLPISTSSTPGLDLLLKAKHFHFNKNQLSGSIPAKLFSSKMVLIHILFDGNKLSGSIPSTLGLVQTVEVLRLDRNAITGKVPSNLGNLTSLNELNLAHNNLVGALPDLTQLTDLNYVDLSNNSFDPSEAPVWFSNLPLLTTLIMEYGSLEGAVPQKLFTFPQIQQVKLKNNAFNDTLNMGENIGPQLQLVDLQNNDISSVTVTSGYTKILILIGNPVCAADLSNTNFCELQQQPTKPYSTSLANCGSTLCPPDQELSPQSCECAYPYAGTFYFRGPRFRELSNANIFHSLEMSLWVKLGLTPGSVSLQNPFFNTDDYLQVQLALFPAIGKYFNRSEVLRIGFDLSNQTYKPPPQFGPYYFIASPYAFPATHGATISSPVIVGIAIGCAILVLVLVGVGIYAVRQKKRAERAIGLSKPFASWAPSGNDSGGAPQLKGARWFSYDELKKCTNNFNASKEIGSGGYGKVYRGMLSDGQVVAIKRAQHGSMQGGLEFKTEIELLSRVHHKNLVGLVGFCFEQGEQMLIYEFLPNGTLRESLSGKSGIYLDWKRRLRIALGSARGLAYLHELANPPIIHRDVKSTNILLDENLTAKVADFGLSKLVSDGSKGHVSTQVKGTLGYLDPEYYMTQQLTEKSDVYSFGVVMLELVTAKQPIEKGKYVVREVLTAMNKNDDEYYGLRNMIDSSIRNITNLIGFGRFLELAMQCVEDSAADRPTMSEVVKALETILQNDGMATNSTSASSSATDFVASKGASKHPYKDSLPKRDVTDSDAFDYSGGYTLTAKVEPK is encoded by the exons ATGGCGGGTATCCGGTTGCTGCTCTTTCTGGCTTTGTTCTCTTCAGGAATTCTGGTTATTTCCTCACTTACAGATTCTCATGATG CCGCTGCACTCCAATCCCTGAAGGACATGTGGAAAAATACACCACCAAGCTGGGGACATTCAGAAGACCCTTGTGGAACACCTTGGGAAGGAGTAATATGCAACGATACTAGGGTTACTGCTTT gGGATTATCCACAATGGGTCTAGAAGGGAAACTTAGTGGTGACATTGAAGAACTTACTGAATTGAGATCCTT GGACCTGTCATTTAACCGAGGGCTTAcaggttctctctctcctcgCCTAGGGGATTTGCAAAAGCTTAATATCTT AATCCTAGCAGGCTGCAGCTTCAGTGGTGAAATTCCTGATGAGTTGGGCAATCTTTCAGAGCTTTCCTTCCT GGCTCTCAATTCAAACAACTTAACTGGTAAAATACCCCCGTCTTTGGGTAAACTCTCCAAACTCTACTGGCTGGACCTGGCGGATAACCAGTTGATAGGACCCCTCCCCATATCAACCTCCTCTACCCCAGGCTTGGACCTCCTTCTGAAGGCTAAACATTT CCATTTCAACAAGAACCAGCTTTCAGGTTCCATTCCGGCCAAACTTTTCAGCTCTAAGATGGTACTGATACACAT attaTTTGATGGAAATAAACTTTCTGGAAGTATCCCATCAACCTTAGGGCTCGTACAGACTGTTGAGGTTCT TCGACTTGACAGAAATGCTATTACAGGAAAGGTCCCATCTAATCTCGGCAACCTTACAAGCCTCAATGAATT GAATTTAGCCCATAATAATCTGGTAGGCGCTTTACCAGATTTAACTCAATTGACGGACCTCAATTATGT GGACCTTAGTAACAACTCGTTTGACCCATCAGAAGCTCCAGTTTGGTTCTCAAACTTGCCATTACTCACCACTCT GATTATGGAATATGGGTCACTTGAAGGGGCTGTGCCACAAAAACTCTTCACCTTTCCACAGATACAACAAGT gaaattgaaaaacaatGCATTTAATGACACATTGAACATGGGTGAAAACATCGGCCCACAACTGCAGCTAGTTGATTTGCAAAACAACGATATTTCCTCAGTAACGGTGACTTCTGGCtacacaaaaatattaat ATTAATAGGAAACCCAGTGTGTGCTGCTGATCTATCAAATACAAACTTCTGCGAGCTTCAGCAACAACCTACAAAGCCCTATTCTACCAGCCTGGCTAATTGTGGAAGTACATTATGTCCTCCTGATCAAGAGCTCAGCCCTCAGAGTTGTGAATGTGCCTATCCATATGCAGGAACATTTTATTTTAGAGGACCCAGATTCAGGGAATTGTCCAATGCGAATATATTTCATTCATTGGAAATGAGCTTGTGGGTAAAACTAGGACTGACTCCTGGTTCAGTCTCTCTTCAAAACCCCTTTTTCAATACTGATGACTATCTTCAAGTGCAGCTAGCACTCTTTCCAGcaattggaaaatattttaataggtCTGAAGTTCTGAGAATTGGGTTCGACTTGAGTAATCAAACATACAAGCCACCTCCACAGTTTGGGCCCTATTATTTTATTGCATCTCCTTACGCTTTCCCAG CCACACATGGAGCAACTATTAGCTCTCCTGTAATAGTTGGGATTGCAATTGGCTGTGCCATTTTGGTTTTGGTCCTTGTTGGAGTAGGGATATATGCTGTTCGGCAAAAGAAACGTGCAGAAAGAGCCATTGGATTAAGTAAACCATTTG CTTCCTGGGCACCAAGTGGTAATGATAGTGGGGGTGCACCGCAGTTAAAGGGAGCAAGATGGTTTTCTTATGATGAACTCAAAAAGTGCACCAATAATTTCAATGCAAGCAAGGAGATAGGTTCTGGAGGGTATGGCAAG GTTTATAGAGGGATGCTTTCTGATGGACAAGTTGTGGCTATCAAAAGAGCTCAGCATGGATCAATGCAGGGTGGACTTGAGTTCAAGACTGAAATTGAGTTGCTTTCTCGAGTTCATCACAAGAATCTTGTTGGCCTAGtgggtttttgttttgaacAAGGAGAACAGATGTTGATCTATGAATTTTTGCCTAATGGAACACTTAGGGAGAGCTTGTCAG GAAAATCTGGCATTTATCTCGATTGGAAGAGAAGACTCCGCATTGCTCTTGGCTCAGCCAGAGGACTAGCTTACCTACATGAGCTTGCTAATCCTCCTATAATCCACAGAGATGTTAAGTCCACCAATATTCTGTTGGATGAAAATTTGACAGCAAAGGTTGCAGATTTTGGCTTGTCCAAGCTGGTATCGGACGGTTCAAAAGGGCATGTTTCAACTCAAGTGAAAGGCACACTT GGTTATTTGGATCCTGAATACTACATGACTCAACAGTTAACTGAGAAGAGCGATGTGTACAGTTTTGGAGTGGTTATGCTTGAACTGGTAACAGCCAAGCAACCAATTGAGAAGGGAAAGTACGTTGTCCGTGAGGTGCTGACAGCTATGAATAAGAACGATGACGAGTACTATGGCTTGAGGAACATGATTGATTCATCCATTAGAAACATAACAAATCTTATAGGGTTTGGGAGGTTCCTTGAGTTGGCCATGCAATGTGTTGAAGATTCAGCTGCAGACCGTCCAACAATGAGTGAAGTGGTAAAGGCACTTGAAACTATTTTACAGAATGATGGGATGGCCACAAACTCAACATCTGCATCCTCTTCTGCAACTGACTTTGTTGCATCAAAAGGTGCTTCTAAGCATCCTTACAAGGACTCTTTACCAAAAAGGGATGTTACTGACAGTGATGCCTTTGATTACAGTGGTGGATACACCCTCACTGCAAAAGTTGAACCCAAGTAG
- the LOC121244575 gene encoding leucine-rich repeat receptor protein kinase HPCA1-like isoform X2 has protein sequence MDLSFNRGLTGSLSPRLGDLQKLNILILAGCSFSGEIPDELGNLSELSFLALNSNNLTGKIPPSLGKLSKLYWLDLADNQLIGPLPISTSSTPGLDLLLKAKHFHFNKNQLSGSIPAKLFSSKMVLIHILFDGNKLSGSIPSTLGLVQTVEVLRLDRNAITGKVPSNLGNLTSLNELNLAHNNLVGALPDLTQLTDLNYVDLSNNSFDPSEAPVWFSNLPLLTTLIMEYGSLEGAVPQKLFTFPQIQQVKLKNNAFNDTLNMGENIGPQLQLVDLQNNDISSVTVTSGYTKILILIGNPVCAADLSNTNFCELQQQPTKPYSTSLANCGSTLCPPDQELSPQSCECAYPYAGTFYFRGPRFRELSNANIFHSLEMSLWVKLGLTPGSVSLQNPFFNTDDYLQVQLALFPAIGKYFNRSEVLRIGFDLSNQTYKPPPQFGPYYFIASPYAFPATHGATISSPVIVGIAIGCAILVLVLVGVGIYAVRQKKRAERAIGLSKPFASWAPSGNDSGGAPQLKGARWFSYDELKKCTNNFNASKEIGSGGYGKVYRGMLSDGQVVAIKRAQHGSMQGGLEFKTEIELLSRVHHKNLVGLVGFCFEQGEQMLIYEFLPNGTLRESLSGKSGIYLDWKRRLRIALGSARGLAYLHELANPPIIHRDVKSTNILLDENLTAKVADFGLSKLVSDGSKGHVSTQVKGTLGYLDPEYYMTQQLTEKSDVYSFGVVMLELVTAKQPIEKGKYVVREVLTAMNKNDDEYYGLRNMIDSSIRNITNLIGFGRFLELAMQCVEDSAADRPTMSEVVKALETILQNDGMATNSTSASSSATDFVASKGASKHPYKDSLPKRDVTDSDAFDYSGGYTLTAKVEPK, from the exons AT GGACCTGTCATTTAACCGAGGGCTTAcaggttctctctctcctcgCCTAGGGGATTTGCAAAAGCTTAATATCTT AATCCTAGCAGGCTGCAGCTTCAGTGGTGAAATTCCTGATGAGTTGGGCAATCTTTCAGAGCTTTCCTTCCT GGCTCTCAATTCAAACAACTTAACTGGTAAAATACCCCCGTCTTTGGGTAAACTCTCCAAACTCTACTGGCTGGACCTGGCGGATAACCAGTTGATAGGACCCCTCCCCATATCAACCTCCTCTACCCCAGGCTTGGACCTCCTTCTGAAGGCTAAACATTT CCATTTCAACAAGAACCAGCTTTCAGGTTCCATTCCGGCCAAACTTTTCAGCTCTAAGATGGTACTGATACACAT attaTTTGATGGAAATAAACTTTCTGGAAGTATCCCATCAACCTTAGGGCTCGTACAGACTGTTGAGGTTCT TCGACTTGACAGAAATGCTATTACAGGAAAGGTCCCATCTAATCTCGGCAACCTTACAAGCCTCAATGAATT GAATTTAGCCCATAATAATCTGGTAGGCGCTTTACCAGATTTAACTCAATTGACGGACCTCAATTATGT GGACCTTAGTAACAACTCGTTTGACCCATCAGAAGCTCCAGTTTGGTTCTCAAACTTGCCATTACTCACCACTCT GATTATGGAATATGGGTCACTTGAAGGGGCTGTGCCACAAAAACTCTTCACCTTTCCACAGATACAACAAGT gaaattgaaaaacaatGCATTTAATGACACATTGAACATGGGTGAAAACATCGGCCCACAACTGCAGCTAGTTGATTTGCAAAACAACGATATTTCCTCAGTAACGGTGACTTCTGGCtacacaaaaatattaat ATTAATAGGAAACCCAGTGTGTGCTGCTGATCTATCAAATACAAACTTCTGCGAGCTTCAGCAACAACCTACAAAGCCCTATTCTACCAGCCTGGCTAATTGTGGAAGTACATTATGTCCTCCTGATCAAGAGCTCAGCCCTCAGAGTTGTGAATGTGCCTATCCATATGCAGGAACATTTTATTTTAGAGGACCCAGATTCAGGGAATTGTCCAATGCGAATATATTTCATTCATTGGAAATGAGCTTGTGGGTAAAACTAGGACTGACTCCTGGTTCAGTCTCTCTTCAAAACCCCTTTTTCAATACTGATGACTATCTTCAAGTGCAGCTAGCACTCTTTCCAGcaattggaaaatattttaataggtCTGAAGTTCTGAGAATTGGGTTCGACTTGAGTAATCAAACATACAAGCCACCTCCACAGTTTGGGCCCTATTATTTTATTGCATCTCCTTACGCTTTCCCAG CCACACATGGAGCAACTATTAGCTCTCCTGTAATAGTTGGGATTGCAATTGGCTGTGCCATTTTGGTTTTGGTCCTTGTTGGAGTAGGGATATATGCTGTTCGGCAAAAGAAACGTGCAGAAAGAGCCATTGGATTAAGTAAACCATTTG CTTCCTGGGCACCAAGTGGTAATGATAGTGGGGGTGCACCGCAGTTAAAGGGAGCAAGATGGTTTTCTTATGATGAACTCAAAAAGTGCACCAATAATTTCAATGCAAGCAAGGAGATAGGTTCTGGAGGGTATGGCAAG GTTTATAGAGGGATGCTTTCTGATGGACAAGTTGTGGCTATCAAAAGAGCTCAGCATGGATCAATGCAGGGTGGACTTGAGTTCAAGACTGAAATTGAGTTGCTTTCTCGAGTTCATCACAAGAATCTTGTTGGCCTAGtgggtttttgttttgaacAAGGAGAACAGATGTTGATCTATGAATTTTTGCCTAATGGAACACTTAGGGAGAGCTTGTCAG GAAAATCTGGCATTTATCTCGATTGGAAGAGAAGACTCCGCATTGCTCTTGGCTCAGCCAGAGGACTAGCTTACCTACATGAGCTTGCTAATCCTCCTATAATCCACAGAGATGTTAAGTCCACCAATATTCTGTTGGATGAAAATTTGACAGCAAAGGTTGCAGATTTTGGCTTGTCCAAGCTGGTATCGGACGGTTCAAAAGGGCATGTTTCAACTCAAGTGAAAGGCACACTT GGTTATTTGGATCCTGAATACTACATGACTCAACAGTTAACTGAGAAGAGCGATGTGTACAGTTTTGGAGTGGTTATGCTTGAACTGGTAACAGCCAAGCAACCAATTGAGAAGGGAAAGTACGTTGTCCGTGAGGTGCTGACAGCTATGAATAAGAACGATGACGAGTACTATGGCTTGAGGAACATGATTGATTCATCCATTAGAAACATAACAAATCTTATAGGGTTTGGGAGGTTCCTTGAGTTGGCCATGCAATGTGTTGAAGATTCAGCTGCAGACCGTCCAACAATGAGTGAAGTGGTAAAGGCACTTGAAACTATTTTACAGAATGATGGGATGGCCACAAACTCAACATCTGCATCCTCTTCTGCAACTGACTTTGTTGCATCAAAAGGTGCTTCTAAGCATCCTTACAAGGACTCTTTACCAAAAAGGGATGTTACTGACAGTGATGCCTTTGATTACAGTGGTGGATACACCCTCACTGCAAAAGTTGAACCCAAGTAG